The genomic DNA GAGGAGCATCTGGGCGTGGCTTACAACGATGTCGACTTTTGCCTCCGGCTGCGCGAGGCGGGTTTTCGCAACGTGTGGACGCCTTACGCAGAGCTGCTGCATCACGAATCGGCCACGCGCGGACTTGAAGTGGCCGATGCGTCGCGCCATCGCCTGGCGCATGAGGCCGAATGGATGCAGCGCCGCTGGGGCGCGCTGATTGCGAACGACCCGGCCTACAACCCGAACCTGACGCTGAATTTCGAAGACTTCGATCTGGCGTGGCCACCGCGCGTGGCACCCATCGCTTCGCCGCATCCACAACCCGCTCCCAAGGCGGGCAATCCATGAGCATCCCCCCTTCCCTCGAAGTCTCCGTCGCCCTGTGCACCCACAACGGCGCGCGTTTCCTGCGCGAGCAGGTGCGCAGCATCTGCCTGCAGACCCTGCCGCCGGTGGAGATCGTGCTGTCCGACGACGCATCGACCGACGGTTCGGTGGACGTGGTGCGCGCCGCGGTGGCCGAGTGCGCGGCCGAACGGCCGGAACACCCCGTGGCCCTGCGCATCTTCGAGAACAGGCCCGCGTTGCGCGTGGTCAAGAACTTCGAACAGGCGATCGGCGCCTGCACCAGCGAGCTGATTGCGCTCAGCGACCAGGACGACGTCTGGCTTCCCGAGCGCCTCGCGCAGATGGTGCCGCATTTCGAGCACGACCCGAAACTGCTCCTCCTGCACACCGACGCGCGCCTGGTTGACGCCGAGCTACGCGACATCGGCCACACGCTGTTTCATGCGCTCGAGGTGACTCCGTCCGAGATCGAGCGCATCCACGGCGGCAAGGCTTTCGACGTGTTCCTGCGGCGCAACCTTGTGACAGGCGCGACCACGCTGTTTCGCCGCGCGCTGCTCGAACATGCCATGCCTCTGCCCGTCGAATGGGTGCACGACGAGTGGCTGGGCATCATCGCGTCGGCCATCGGCCGGGTCGATCTGCTGGAGCAGCCGCTGATCGACTATCGCCAGCATGCGTCGAACCAGATCGGGGCGCGGCGCGACACCTTCGAAGCCAAGGTGCGCAAGGCCCTGGCTTCCAGGGGCAACACGCACGTCGAGCGGGCCATCAAGGCCGAGCTCCTCCTCGCGCGGCTGCAGAAGATCGGAGGCCGGGTGTCGCAGGAGATTCTCGAGAAGGTCCGCAGCAAGATCGAGCACCAGCGCTTCCGCGCCGCCTTGCCCGCGTCCCGGCTCGCCCGTTGCCTGCCGATCTTCCGCGAAGCCATGACCGGCCGCTACGACAAGTTCGGCCGTGGCTTCCGGGGCGTGGTGCGCGACCTCTTCGAATCTGTGTAGGCTTGCGCCCCAAGCGAATCGCGTCACTTCAGAAAAACAATGACCCCCACGAATCCCTCTCCAGCAACCATTGCCGGCGCTCCGGGCGCTTCACCCAGCGTGGTGGTGATCATCCCGTTCTACAACGGCGCCGATTTCATCGAGCGCTCGGTTCGCAGCGTGTTCGAGCAATCAGTGCCCGCGAATGAAGTGATCGTGGTCAACGACGGCTCCCGGCCCGAGGAGCGCGCGGCGCTCGATGCCCTTGCGCAGCGTTATCCATTCCGCATCCTGGACAAGGAGAACGGCGGCCAGGGCTCCGCGCGCAACGCCGGGGTGGCGGCTTCCACGTCCGAGTTCATCTGCTTCCTCGACCAGGACGATTTCTACCTGCCGAACCACATCGAGACGCTCGTCACCTCGATCCCTCCCGACGACCGGCTCTTCGGCTATATCTACGCCGACCTGTACGAGGCCGACGGCGACGGCAACGTGATCCGTACGGGCGTCATCAAGGACCATGCACAACACCCGAAGCGCAGCATCTTCGACCTGTTGCGCTACGACATGTTCGTGCTGCCCTCGGCCACGCTCGTGAGCCGCAAGGCATTCGAAGCGGTGGGCGGTTTCGACTCGCAGTTCATGGGCTACGAGGATGACGACCTCTTCCTGCGCATTTTCCGCAAGGGCTACAGCAATCACTTCGTGGACAAGGCGGTGACGGTCTGGTGCATCCACACGGCGAGCACGTCGTTCGGCATCCGGATGGTTCGCAGCCGCTTCAAGTATTTCAAGAAACTGCTGCAGATGTTCCCCGACGAGCATCAGCGCGGCCGCTACTACCTGCGCGAATACCTGATGCCGCGCTTTCAGCTGTTCTTCGTCAATGAAGCGAT from Variovorax sp. V93 includes the following:
- a CDS encoding glycosyltransferase family 2 protein — its product is MTPTNPSPATIAGAPGASPSVVVIIPFYNGADFIERSVRSVFEQSVPANEVIVVNDGSRPEERAALDALAQRYPFRILDKENGGQGSARNAGVAASTSEFICFLDQDDFYLPNHIETLVTSIPPDDRLFGYIYADLYEADGDGNVIRTGVIKDHAQHPKRSIFDLLRYDMFVLPSATLVSRKAFEAVGGFDSQFMGYEDDDLFLRIFRKGYSNHFVDKAVTVWCIHTASTSFGIRMVRSRFKYFKKLLQMFPDEHQRGRYYLREYLMPRFQLFFVNEAIEAIKKDDQYRGEMSAVLAEYAAIVFANPYVGRKKKLRLWITLFLLRHSTPGMVRFVGAVTRLPGIRSLRRIYKS
- a CDS encoding glycosyltransferase family 2 protein — its product is MSIPPSLEVSVALCTHNGARFLREQVRSICLQTLPPVEIVLSDDASTDGSVDVVRAAVAECAAERPEHPVALRIFENRPALRVVKNFEQAIGACTSELIALSDQDDVWLPERLAQMVPHFEHDPKLLLLHTDARLVDAELRDIGHTLFHALEVTPSEIERIHGGKAFDVFLRRNLVTGATTLFRRALLEHAMPLPVEWVHDEWLGIIASAIGRVDLLEQPLIDYRQHASNQIGARRDTFEAKVRKALASRGNTHVERAIKAELLLARLQKIGGRVSQEILEKVRSKIEHQRFRAALPASRLARCLPIFREAMTGRYDKFGRGFRGVVRDLFESV